Below is a window of Halobaculum lipolyticum DNA.
GTCCGGCGGCTGGGTGGTGAGGTACAGCCCCGCCACCACGACCGCCGAGTACGCCACGTCGGCAACGGAGTTCACCGCCTCCGACCCGACCGCGAGGCTGCCCGTCAGGTGCCAGACGGCCGCCTTCGCGACCGCGAGCACCACGTTGGCGACGAGGATGACGGCGCCGACTCGCCGGACGGCGGCCTTGCGGCTCATAGCGGGGATGGTCGCCCGGGGGACAAAAGCGCCGCCCTCCGTCGCGGGGTCGGTCGCCGGGGGCGTTCGGTGGGGGGGATCGCGGGGTCGGTCGTCCCGTTACGCCGGCGAGGTCGAGTCGCGCACCTGCCGCAGCGCCGGGATCAGCACCCAGAACGTCAGGGCGCCGACGATCGCCGTCCAGAAGAACACGTCGTTGAGGAAGATGCCGACCGCGTCGAACACCGTGTTCGGCTCCGGCGGCGCAGCGATGAGCTGTCGGGAGCTCTCGAACGACTCCGTCCGGTACCAGCCCGCGAGCACCATCCACGCGAGCCCGGCGCCCGAGAAGAGACCGAGACCCTTGATGAACTCGTCTGCCATTGTGCTACACTTCGGCGTCGTCGTCTTGAGAGTTTCCGTTCTCGGCGGTCATCCCCGCCGCCCGGAAGCGCGACCCGAGCACGTACACGCCCGCGCCGAACGCGATCAGTCCCAGTCCGATCACCGAGAACAGCGCCGTCAGGAACGTCTCCGGCGGGACGACGCCCATGGCGCCGAACACGCCCACGACGAACCGGCGCGTCAGCGACACCTGCAGCGTCGCCGCGTCCAGCATCACGAACCCGAGCACGACCGCGACGACCGCCGTCAGCGTCGAGTACGCCGTGATCCGTTTGTACAGCGCGATCGGCACCACGACGTCGCGGGCGCGGCCCTGGCCGCTGGCGACCGGCCCGTCCGGCTCCGGCGACGCCGCGGTTCCCGCGTCGTCGGTCCCGTCGCCGCCGGCGGCGCCGTCGGCCGCGGCGGTCGTCCCCGGCGGCCCGTCGTCTGCACCGGTCGACGACCCGCGGTCGCTCGGCGTCTCGTCCATGGGCGATCCGAGGGGCCGGACGGTACTATGTCCTGCGGCATCGCGTCGCCGCGATGGCTTGGCGGCTCGGCGGCGCCGCCGCTTCCGGGCGAGCGGTCGACGGCGGGAGAACGGAAAACGGCGAAACGAAGAGTCGGGACCGGTGTGGCCGCGTGCGCCGTTACTTCGGCGGCCGCAGCCGGTAGTACCGGCGGTTGAGGTCGTACATGTACCCCTCGCGCATCGTCTTCAACACCGCGTAGGTGACGATGCCCATGATCGGCGGCACGAGGAACGTCAGGTCGAACAGCAGGTCGACGTTCATCGGCATGAGGTTCTTGACCGACAGCATCGACAGCGTGAACGCCAGCCCGATGCCGAACACGCCGACGGCCGCCCAGAACGGCTGCTCGACGGGCCGCCGCGCCGACCCCTTGTTGACGAAGGGGACGATGGCGATGGCGCCGACGACGATGCCGTTGGCGAGCACGCCGTACGTGCGGTCGGCCATCAGCTTCTGGCCGCCGAGGATGGCCAGTTCGGGGTTGAGCGGGCCGAGCTTGAGCAGGCCGAACGACCAGTACAGGTACCAGTCGGGCAGGATGATCGCCGGCGTCGAGTTCGGGTTCGCCGGGTCGCCGATGTGCGGCGGCAGCGTCGCCGACAGGAAGATGATCATCCCGACGAAGAAGCTCGTCAACGCGAGGTTGCGAACCGTCTCGTGGGGCCACGTCGGGAACGCGAGCACGTCGCGCTCGACGTAGTCGGACTCGCGGCGGAGGTCCTCGTCCTCGCGCCGGGCCCGCTCGAAGTACTCGTACGTCAGCCGGGACAGGCCCTCGGTGCGCTCCTTGCGCTCGCGCCACGTCGGGGTCTCGTCGTCCGGCGCGACGATGCCCGTCCCGCCGTCCGTTTCCACGTCTTGGGTGTCGTTGGTGTCGCTCATTGTCGTATCAGTGCGGCTCCGCGATGCCCTGCACCCACACGATGCCGATGTGGATCGCGATGAGGGTGGTCACCACGAACGGGAGCAGGAACACGTGGAGGATGTACATTCGCTGCAGCGTCGCCTGGCTCAGCGAGAAGCCGCCGAACAGCAGCTGGGCGACCCACTCGCCGATGAGGGGGATCGAGAGGCTCATCTCGACGCCGATCTGGCCGGCCCAGAACGCCAGCTGGTCCCACGGCAGGAGGTACCCGGAGTACCCGAACACCATCGTCAGCGAGATGAGGACGATGCCGAGCAGCCAGTTCAGCTCGCGCGGCTCCTTGTACGCGCCCGTGAAGTAGACACGGAGCATGTGCAGGAACACCGCGGCGGTCATCACCTGCGCCGACCACCGGTGGATCGAGCGCAGCATGAAGCCGAACTGGAGGTCGCGCATGATGAACGCGATCTGGTCGTAGGCGATGGACGCCTCTCCCGGTCCCGCGGACCCGACCGCGGGAACGTAGTAGAACCCCAGTAGGGCGCCGGAGATGGCCGCCACGACGTACGCGAGGGTACTGAAGAACCCCAGCGTGTACAGCGCGTACCAGTACCAGAACTTGTTGTCCAGGTCGTACTGTTCGGTGTGGGACTTCGGCATCTGGAGGTTCGACCGGTAGTACAGCGACTCCAGCAGTTCGAGGTAGTCGACGATGCGGAGGCGCTTGTCGACCCAGATGAGCGCGGTGAGGAACGTCGCCTCCACCGGCGTGAGGTCCTTGCTATCCAGCCAGTTCTTGTGGTCGTGTTCGTCTTTCTTTTCCAGACTCATCCTTTCACCGTTTGTAGTAGGGGTAGACCGCGCGTTTGACCTGCTCCCACGCGTCCGTCCCGAGGGTCTCCCCGTCGACGTCGTCCTCGCGGATGTACAGGTCCTCCCACTTGCGACGCCGTTTCTTCACGATCACGACGTCCGGGAGGAACTCCTTGCGGTACAGCGCGAGGATGAACGCGAGATCGATGAAGATCACCGCGAGGATGCCGCCGAGGAACATGTTCCCCGTGTCCGAGAGGCCCCAGCCGTTGACGAGGCCGTAGGTGAACATGAACACGAAGACGATCTCGACGACCGTCAGGAGGACGATCGCGATCGCCGCGGCGGTGCTCTCGCGCGCCGGTTCGTAGCGGTGGATGTCGCCGTAGGTGGATCCGGTACTGGACATGTGTTACCTCCCCGTCCCCGTGTGGGCGGACTCCCCGTACTTCACCAGGTAGAACGTGAATATCACGCTCATGACGATGCCGAGGATGGTCGCGGCGCCGACCCAGTGAGCCTGGATCGCGACGCCCAACTCGTGCAGTTCCTTCGGGCCGCCGCCGCCGGTGGCGACCGTCGGCACCTCCTCGCCGACGGCGATGGCGCCGAGCATGCCGAGCGAGCGGTGGGGGTCACAGTAGTACGTGTACACCCCGCCGGACTCGAACGTCACCTCGAACGAGAACCCCTCGCCCTCCAGCGGCTCGTGGCCGGAGACGCTGCCGGGGTTGTCGTCGAACAGGACGTTGTGTCCGTCGGAGACCCAGTCGAACACCACCGTGGTGCCGGTGTCGATCCAGAGTTCGGTCGGTAGGAACGCGAGGCCCCCGCCGCCGCCGACCTCGACGGTCACTTCCGACTGGCCGCGGGCGTCGAGATACTCGCCTCCCTCGGCCCCGTCGGTGTAGCCGCCGAAGTCGGGTCTCTGCCCGCCGCCACCGCCCGATTCCTGGGCCGTCGCGGTGCCGGCCGTCGCGGCCGCGCCCGCCCCGAGGGCGGCCGTCGCACCGCCGGCCTGTCGCATAAAGTCCCGCCTCTTCATCGGTACTGTGTGGTCGGGGTTGGGCGCGCATAAACCCACCGACCTCGCGGCCGTGCCGTACGGCGTCGAACGGCCCGCTATCCGTCGGTTTCGTCGCCGGACCCCCGCACACGTTCGGGACCGTCGCGAGCCGCCGATCCGTCCCCCGAACCGCCCGACGGCGGGACCGACGTGTCGAGCGCGTCGGGCGCCTCGCCGCGGGCGGCCGCCAGCGCCTCCTCGGCGACCTCCTCGAACGGGACGAACTCCGCGCCGTCGCCGCGTTCGGAGATGCCCGCCGCGCGGAGCCGGTCGCGGTACTCCTCGGCGCGGAACCGGTCCGACAGTCGAGCGTTCGCCACGACGGCGAACAGGAACACCCCGATCAACAGGA
It encodes the following:
- a CDS encoding DUF7314 family protein; its protein translation is MADEFIKGLGLFSGAGLAWMVLAGWYRTESFESSRQLIAAPPEPNTVFDAVGIFLNDVFFWTAIVGALTFWVLIPALRQVRDSTSPA
- a CDS encoding DUF7315 family membrane protein — encoded protein: MDETPSDRGSSTGADDGPPGTTAAADGAAGGDGTDDAGTAASPEPDGPVASGQGRARDVVVPIALYKRITAYSTLTAVVAVVLGFVMLDAATLQVSLTRRFVVGVFGAMGVVPPETFLTALFSVIGLGLIAFGAGVYVLGSRFRAAGMTAENGNSQDDDAEV
- a CDS encoding cytochrome bc complex cytochrome b subunit, which gives rise to MSDTNDTQDVETDGGTGIVAPDDETPTWRERKERTEGLSRLTYEYFERARREDEDLRRESDYVERDVLAFPTWPHETVRNLALTSFFVGMIIFLSATLPPHIGDPANPNSTPAIILPDWYLYWSFGLLKLGPLNPELAILGGQKLMADRTYGVLANGIVVGAIAIVPFVNKGSARRPVEQPFWAAVGVFGIGLAFTLSMLSVKNLMPMNVDLLFDLTFLVPPIMGIVTYAVLKTMREGYMYDLNRRYYRLRPPK
- a CDS encoding cytochrome b is translated as MSLEKKDEHDHKNWLDSKDLTPVEATFLTALIWVDKRLRIVDYLELLESLYYRSNLQMPKSHTEQYDLDNKFWYWYALYTLGFFSTLAYVVAAISGALLGFYYVPAVGSAGPGEASIAYDQIAFIMRDLQFGFMLRSIHRWSAQVMTAAVFLHMLRVYFTGAYKEPRELNWLLGIVLISLTMVFGYSGYLLPWDQLAFWAGQIGVEMSLSIPLIGEWVAQLLFGGFSLSQATLQRMYILHVFLLPFVVTTLIAIHIGIVWVQGIAEPH
- a CDS encoding DUF7318 family protein, whose product is MSSTGSTYGDIHRYEPARESTAAAIAIVLLTVVEIVFVFMFTYGLVNGWGLSDTGNMFLGGILAVIFIDLAFILALYRKEFLPDVVIVKKRRRKWEDLYIREDDVDGETLGTDAWEQVKRAVYPYYKR
- a CDS encoding plastocyanin/azurin family copper-binding protein is translated as MKRRDFMRQAGGATAALGAGAAATAGTATAQESGGGGGQRPDFGGYTDGAEGGEYLDARGQSEVTVEVGGGGGLAFLPTELWIDTGTTVVFDWVSDGHNVLFDDNPGSVSGHEPLEGEGFSFEVTFESGGVYTYYCDPHRSLGMLGAIAVGEEVPTVATGGGGPKELHELGVAIQAHWVGAATILGIVMSVIFTFYLVKYGESAHTGTGR